ATCCACCCGGGGCGTCAACTGGATTGGGACATCCGTCCCGCTGGCGGCAAAAACACCCTGTACCCTCACCGGATCCCAGCACGCTTGACAGAGCACTGAAACCACAATTCAGAAATGAGCGACAGGCTCTTCACACGGCCTTGAACATGAAATCCGGAGAAAGGCTGTCCTGCCGGCACCCGGGGACAGCCTATTGATACTCAACTTCCTTTAACCTAAATTGAGCGATTTTAAAACAGAACAAAATAAACTGGCTCAAAAGGGAGCCAGTCATGTCTATTTGTGTAAATTCTATTCTGTTTTCATGTTACAAAAGTCTTTTTACCTGTTTTTAAAATGAACTATGCCTAAAAACATGAAAAAACTAACATTAGGGCGTATCAATCCTGTGAAATAAAATTTTCTGGAAACATTTTGCTCTATGTCATGAAAGCTGGTTTTTGTTCGCGAATCGCCTGCCATAAAAGTGGAATTTTTAATGCATCATAAGTAGCTTGGGTGACTTTCAAGATTACCTGTTGACTCGTCGATATTATCTTGACAGCAAAATCAATTACAGTCCGGCGAAAAGTGCTGGGATAGCTCGTAACCGGTAACACATCCTGGGTCATATCACGCTTGAAAGCTTCGTATAGAAAATGACTCATCAAAAAAATGTAATAAAAGGCTCTGTTCATTCCAAAGCCTTTAAAGGGAAGCTGCTCGCATACGACAAAATCCTTTTGTGAACGATGAACAAGTTCACCCTTGCCGCGACTATGATCCAATTCAATGATCTTTTCCGCCTTTAAATAGTCATCGCCAACTGCCTGCACCAGCTTTTCATCACATTCTTTATTCTGGCCAATGTTTGTATAAATCACATTGTCCGGTCGAGCAAAATCAAAGGTCATCTGGCCATTATCTTCGGTTTCTTGTGATGTGAAAATGCATCGCCGAAATGTAGACCACGTGTCAAGCCGGTTACCAAATTCAACAAACGACCACGACATTTGATACAAGTGAAATCGATCAACAGGAACTTCTTTAACATATTGTTTAATACCCTTATAGAGCTTTCCGCTGCACGCATAATGAATGCCGAGGCGTTCTTCAAAAAATCTGAAATTCTTATCATCTAAAAAACCGCTGTCTTTAAGCAGTATGATTGGCACATCAGCATAATGGGTTCGAATCGCTTTGACCAAACGTCCAACAGCTTTTCTCAAATCTGTCCCATGATTGCAGTGCACATTGCCAGGACGGAACAATGCATCCACCACATAAGGCCCCCAGCTGATTTGCAGCGGCTGAAAGCCCTTTTTCTTCTTATAAGTTGGCTTAACGCCTTGACGTTTTTGGGCATCGTCATTGTCAAAGACCACCGTATCAGCGAATAATATGATCACTTTGGGCTTTTCAACATGAAGGCGCCAGATAAAAAGCTTGAGCAAAATAGAACGAAAGAGCCATTGTCCGACAAAACCAAGTCGGCGAAACATTCTCTTTATCTGATGCGATGTCGCCATGTGCCAAGGCTCATTCTCTAGGAGCGCGGCATAAGCGTCGTCGTTTTTACGTCGATCAAAGCCTAACATGGAACGGTCGGTGCCATCAATGAACCAGCCCACAACTTGTTTAATAAACTGAAAGCAACTAATGCCCTTGGCCGAACCTTTTAGAGAACCAAGACATTGTTCGAAAAGCTTGAAAAAACCAATGTTTTCGACATATTTGATAAAGAAAAACAGGCCGCCGCGCCCGCTCATTTTTTCAGTTGTGACCTCGATTTTTGAAATTTTTACTTGCTTTGAATTGGTTTTTTTCTTCATATTATTGTCACCTTTTGGGTGCGTGGATTGATTTTAGTTGATTTTGTCTTAATTAAAATAATAACAATCCATTATAATCCCAAAAGGTTTTTTATTTTTCGAAGAATCGCTCAGTTTAGGTTTAAGATATATGGCAAAAGTAAGGCCTGCGTAACAATTTCAACTTTTTGTTAAAGTCTTCAAGGAGATCGGAAAGACGGGCAAAATTATCATAGTTTTTCTTTTCAGGTTCAAATTCCACAAGAATATCTATATCACTTTCAAAATTTTGCTCATCCCGCACATAGG
This genomic window from candidate division KSB1 bacterium contains:
- a CDS encoding IS1380 family transposase, yielding MKKKTNSKQVKISKIEVTTEKMSGRGGLFFFIKYVENIGFFKLFEQCLGSLKGSAKGISCFQFIKQVVGWFIDGTDRSMLGFDRRKNDDAYAALLENEPWHMATSHQIKRMFRRLGFVGQWLFRSILLKLFIWRLHVEKPKVIILFADTVVFDNDDAQKRQGVKPTYKKKKGFQPLQISWGPYVVDALFRPGNVHCNHGTDLRKAVGRLVKAIRTHYADVPIILLKDSGFLDDKNFRFFEERLGIHYACSGKLYKGIKQYVKEVPVDRFHLYQMSWSFVEFGNRLDTWSTFRRCIFTSQETEDNGQMTFDFARPDNVIYTNIGQNKECDEKLVQAVGDDYLKAEKIIELDHSRGKGELVHRSQKDFVVCEQLPFKGFGMNRAFYYIFLMSHFLYEAFKRDMTQDVLPVTSYPSTFRRTVIDFAVKIISTSQQVILKVTQATYDALKIPLLWQAIREQKPAFMT
- a CDS encoding nucleotidyltransferase domain-containing protein; this encodes MQKIGLFGSYVRDEQNFESDIDILVEFEPEKKNYDNFARLSDLLEDFNKKLKLLRRPYFCHIS